The following are encoded together in the Glycine max cultivar Williams 82 chromosome 8, Glycine_max_v4.0, whole genome shotgun sequence genome:
- the LOC100790491 gene encoding uncharacterized protein isoform X2: MNMPPKPNQVAVRDLVEEAKKRIVILVICVVGLSYLMSLTSSSVWVNLPAAASLIIILRYLSLDFEMKRKAAAYNNKAGSTNVQSSKKPVENHKVIAKFEWRTKVNSPVVEDAIDNFTRHLISEWVTDLWYSRLTPDKEGPEELVQIINGVLGEISGRMRNINLIDFLIRDLINLICTHLELFRAAHSKIEKQHTGSLTIESQDMELKIVLAAENKLHPALFSAEAEHKVLQHLMTGLMHVTFKSEDLQCSFFRYTVRELLACAVIRPVLNLANPRFVNERIESVVVNKTKVNKGVPAAQEASHTKPDEIQISSDDFSKTSDPSVTGVELVQLRNGPSKNAEPCAKNNARDNITKDPLLSIDARPSRTWNSLPANSQANDDQGLQQHRSGEWGDILDVISRRKTQALAPENFENMWTKGKNYKKKDGENQSNEHVSQHPVVGKLPKVDHMKAISGPKERDSNSKLILPPKRRHINSGHSSQFSVENTSINVDKNGSTSVTSYKDDESVASFKDDEHSHIYGQMSDSESSTSYTSEDNESSTVTGLDSPVTKVWDGKSNRNQAVSYVHHPLENFDHHGAKKKNKSHSRYPRLSRAQSGSQGSWPGGHKTQTWQEVERTSFLSGDGQDILNSSKSHINSEESSDDGDMESLGRLYSGAAASSSAYSISISDSCSLSVDPLKSSSAVDSFYKLRCEVLGANIVKSGSKTFAVYSISVTDVNNNSWSIKRRFRHFEELHRRLKEFPEYNLHLPPKHFLSTGLDVPVIQERCELLDKYLKKLMQLPTVSESIEVWDFLSVDSQTYIFSNSFSIMETLSERKLQC; encoded by the exons ATGAACATGCCGCCGAAGCCGAACCAGGTGGCTGTGAGAGACCTCGTCGAGGAAGCTAAGAAACGGATCGTCATCCTCGTCATATGCGTCGTAGGACTCTCCTATCTCATGTCCT TGACAAGCTCCTCAGTTTGGGTCAACTTGCCAGCTGCAGCCTCCTTAATTATTATTCTCCGCTATTTATCACTAGATTTTGAAATGAAGAGAAAAGCTGCAGCATACAACAATAAAGCAGGCTCCACCAATGTTCAGTCTTCAAAGAAGCCTGTTGAAAATCATAAAGTTATTGCAAAGTTTGAGTGGAGAACAAAAGTGAATTCTCCTGTTGTTGAGGATGCAATCGATAACTTCACCAGACATTTAATTTCTGAGTGGGTGACAGATCTTTGGTATTCTCGCTTAACACCAGACAAAGAGGGTCCCGAGGAGTTAGTGCAAATAATTAATGGTGTTCTTGGGGAAATTTCCGGACGCATGAGAAACATAAATTTGATAGATTTTTTAATAAG GGATCTTATTAATCTCATTTGCACACATTTGGAGCTGTTTCGTGCTGCCCACTCAAAGATTGAAAAGCAACATACAGGTTCATTAACAATCGAAAGTCAAGACATGGAACTAAAAATTGTTTTGGCTGCTGAGAACAAATTGCATCCTGCTTTATTTTCTGCAGAAGCCGAGCATAAG GTTTTGCAGCATCTGATGACAGGTCTTATGCATGTTACTTTCAAGTCTGAGGATTTACAGTGTTCTTTCTTTCGATATACTGTCAGGGAGCTTCTTGCATGTGCTGTAATACGGCCTGTCCTAAACTTAGCAAATCCAAG ATTTGTTAATGAAAGAATTGAATCTGTGGTAGTTAACAAGACCAAGGTTAACAAGGGGGTTCCTGCAGCTCAAGAGGCATCTCACACTAAACCAGATGAGATACAAATCTCATCTGATGATTTCTCCAAGACTTCAGATCCTTCTGTTACTGGTGTTGAGCTTGTGCAGCTAAGGAATGGTCCATCTAAAAATGCAGAGCCATGTGCTAAAAATAATGCCCGTGATAATATTACTAAAGATCCGTTGCTTTCAATTGATGCTCGACCTTCCCGTACATGGAACTCATTGCCTGCAAACTCCCAAGCTAATGATGACCAAGGCCTTCAACAACATCGCTCAGGAGAGTGGGGAGATATTTTAGATGTCATCTCTCGCAGAAAGACCCAAGCTCTTGCTccagaaaattttgagaatatGTGGACTAAAGgcaaaaattacaagaaaaagGATGGTGAGAACCAGTCAAATGAGCATGTTTCGCAGCATCCTGTGGTAGGGAAACTGCCGAAGGTAGATCATATGAAAGCAATATCTGGACCAAAAGAAAGAGATAGTAATTCCAAGCTTATTCTTCCCCCTAAGAGACGCCACATTAATTCTGGACACAGCAGTCAATTCTCTGTAGAAAATACATCCATTAATGTAGACAAGAATGGATCAACTTCAGTTACCTCATACAAAGACGATGAGTCAGTTGCCTCTTTTAAAGATGATGAGCACAGCCACATTTATGGGCAGATGAGTGATTCAGAGAGCAGTACTTCTTATACCTCTGAAGATAACGAAAGTAGTACAGTCACTGGTCTTGATTCCCCTGTCACTAaggtttgggatggaaaaaGTAATAGAAACCAGGCTGTTTCTTATGTTCATCACCCACTTGAAAATTTTGACCATCACGgtgcaaagaaaaagaacaagagCCATTCTCGGTATCCAAGATTATCCAGAGCCCAATCTGGCAGTCAAGGGTCTTGGCCTGGTGGTCATAAAACACAAACGTGGCAGGAAGTTGAGAGAACAAGCTTTTTATCTGGAGATGGTCAAGACATACTTAATTCTTCAAAATCACATATAAATTCTGAGGAGTCCAGTGATGATGGTGATATGGAAAGTTTGGGTAGACTTTATAGTGGAGCAGCTGCCTCCTCTTCTGCCTACTCTATTTCTatatcagattcttgtagtttgTCTGTTGATCCCCTGAAAAGTTCCTCTGCCGTagattccttttacaagttgaGATGTGAG GTCTTAGGTGCAAATATTGTGAAGAGTGGCTCAAAAACCTTTGCTGTTTACTCCATATCCGTTACAGATGTAAATAACAACAGTTGGTCGATTAAAAGAAG GTTTCGCCATTTTGAGGAGCTACATCGACGCCTGAAAGAGTTCCCTGAGTATAATCTTCATTTGCCACCAAAACATTTTCTGTCAACTGGTTTAGATGTACCAGTCATTCAAGAGCGGTGTGAATTACTGGATAAATATTTGAAG AAACTCATGCAACTACCAACAGTTTCGGAATCAATTGAAGTATGGGACTTTCTCAGTGTTGATTCTCAG ACGTACATATTCTCAAATTCTTTTTCTATCATGGAAACATTATCAG AGAGAAAACTGCAGTGCTGA
- the LOC100790491 gene encoding uncharacterized protein isoform X1: MNMPPKPNQVAVRDLVEEAKKRIVILVICVVGLSYLMSLTSSSVWVNLPAAASLIIILRYLSLDFEMKRKAAAYNNKAGSTNVQSSKKPVENHKVIAKFEWRTKVNSPVVEDAIDNFTRHLISEWVTDLWYSRLTPDKEGPEELVQIINGVLGEISGRMRNINLIDFLIRDLINLICTHLELFRAAHSKIEKQHTGSLTIESQDMELKIVLAAENKLHPALFSAEAEHKVLQHLMTGLMHVTFKSEDLQCSFFRYTVRELLACAVIRPVLNLANPRFVNERIESVVVNKTKVNKGVPAAQEASHTKPDEIQISSDDFSKTSDPSVTGVELVQLRNGPSKNAEPCAKNNARDNITKDPLLSIDARPSRTWNSLPANSQANDDQGLQQHRSGEWGDILDVISRRKTQALAPENFENMWTKGKNYKKKDGENQSNEHVSQHPVVGKLPKVDHMKAISGPKERDSNSKLILPPKRRHINSGHSSQFSVENTSINVDKNGSTSVTSYKDDESVASFKDDEHSHIYGQMSDSESSTSYTSEDNESSTVTGLDSPVTKVWDGKSNRNQAVSYVHHPLENFDHHGAKKKNKSHSRYPRLSRAQSGSQGSWPGGHKTQTWQEVERTSFLSGDGQDILNSSKSHINSEESSDDGDMESLGRLYSGAAASSSAYSISISDSCSLSVDPLKSSSAVDSFYKLRCEVLGANIVKSGSKTFAVYSISVTDVNNNSWSIKRRFRHFEELHRRLKEFPEYNLHLPPKHFLSTGLDVPVIQERCELLDKYLKKLMQLPTVSESIEVWDFLSVDSQTYIFSNSFSIMETLSVGLNAKPFQKTKNTSNFSAPASDPVSFQRENCSAESKEAVLGARTNVEANGLRSKVNSTPLSLPKKSTHEPRKSFDNSSSNTDIQAQKSAPSPNNLQKTAKERDNSDQVSEVHHDASDAFPTEWVPPNLSVPILDLVDVIFQVHDGGWIRRKAFWVAKQILQLGMGDAFDDWLIEKIQLLRKGSVVASGVKRVEQILWPDGIFITKHPNRRPPSPSSPSQNSPHGNQPTQVSSPRLDDEQKQEADRRAKFVYELMIDHAPPAIVGLVGRKEYEQCARDLYFFLQSSVILKQLAFDILELLLTSAFPELDNVFKQLHEEKHKFGEFRTQ, translated from the exons ATGAACATGCCGCCGAAGCCGAACCAGGTGGCTGTGAGAGACCTCGTCGAGGAAGCTAAGAAACGGATCGTCATCCTCGTCATATGCGTCGTAGGACTCTCCTATCTCATGTCCT TGACAAGCTCCTCAGTTTGGGTCAACTTGCCAGCTGCAGCCTCCTTAATTATTATTCTCCGCTATTTATCACTAGATTTTGAAATGAAGAGAAAAGCTGCAGCATACAACAATAAAGCAGGCTCCACCAATGTTCAGTCTTCAAAGAAGCCTGTTGAAAATCATAAAGTTATTGCAAAGTTTGAGTGGAGAACAAAAGTGAATTCTCCTGTTGTTGAGGATGCAATCGATAACTTCACCAGACATTTAATTTCTGAGTGGGTGACAGATCTTTGGTATTCTCGCTTAACACCAGACAAAGAGGGTCCCGAGGAGTTAGTGCAAATAATTAATGGTGTTCTTGGGGAAATTTCCGGACGCATGAGAAACATAAATTTGATAGATTTTTTAATAAG GGATCTTATTAATCTCATTTGCACACATTTGGAGCTGTTTCGTGCTGCCCACTCAAAGATTGAAAAGCAACATACAGGTTCATTAACAATCGAAAGTCAAGACATGGAACTAAAAATTGTTTTGGCTGCTGAGAACAAATTGCATCCTGCTTTATTTTCTGCAGAAGCCGAGCATAAG GTTTTGCAGCATCTGATGACAGGTCTTATGCATGTTACTTTCAAGTCTGAGGATTTACAGTGTTCTTTCTTTCGATATACTGTCAGGGAGCTTCTTGCATGTGCTGTAATACGGCCTGTCCTAAACTTAGCAAATCCAAG ATTTGTTAATGAAAGAATTGAATCTGTGGTAGTTAACAAGACCAAGGTTAACAAGGGGGTTCCTGCAGCTCAAGAGGCATCTCACACTAAACCAGATGAGATACAAATCTCATCTGATGATTTCTCCAAGACTTCAGATCCTTCTGTTACTGGTGTTGAGCTTGTGCAGCTAAGGAATGGTCCATCTAAAAATGCAGAGCCATGTGCTAAAAATAATGCCCGTGATAATATTACTAAAGATCCGTTGCTTTCAATTGATGCTCGACCTTCCCGTACATGGAACTCATTGCCTGCAAACTCCCAAGCTAATGATGACCAAGGCCTTCAACAACATCGCTCAGGAGAGTGGGGAGATATTTTAGATGTCATCTCTCGCAGAAAGACCCAAGCTCTTGCTccagaaaattttgagaatatGTGGACTAAAGgcaaaaattacaagaaaaagGATGGTGAGAACCAGTCAAATGAGCATGTTTCGCAGCATCCTGTGGTAGGGAAACTGCCGAAGGTAGATCATATGAAAGCAATATCTGGACCAAAAGAAAGAGATAGTAATTCCAAGCTTATTCTTCCCCCTAAGAGACGCCACATTAATTCTGGACACAGCAGTCAATTCTCTGTAGAAAATACATCCATTAATGTAGACAAGAATGGATCAACTTCAGTTACCTCATACAAAGACGATGAGTCAGTTGCCTCTTTTAAAGATGATGAGCACAGCCACATTTATGGGCAGATGAGTGATTCAGAGAGCAGTACTTCTTATACCTCTGAAGATAACGAAAGTAGTACAGTCACTGGTCTTGATTCCCCTGTCACTAaggtttgggatggaaaaaGTAATAGAAACCAGGCTGTTTCTTATGTTCATCACCCACTTGAAAATTTTGACCATCACGgtgcaaagaaaaagaacaagagCCATTCTCGGTATCCAAGATTATCCAGAGCCCAATCTGGCAGTCAAGGGTCTTGGCCTGGTGGTCATAAAACACAAACGTGGCAGGAAGTTGAGAGAACAAGCTTTTTATCTGGAGATGGTCAAGACATACTTAATTCTTCAAAATCACATATAAATTCTGAGGAGTCCAGTGATGATGGTGATATGGAAAGTTTGGGTAGACTTTATAGTGGAGCAGCTGCCTCCTCTTCTGCCTACTCTATTTCTatatcagattcttgtagtttgTCTGTTGATCCCCTGAAAAGTTCCTCTGCCGTagattccttttacaagttgaGATGTGAG GTCTTAGGTGCAAATATTGTGAAGAGTGGCTCAAAAACCTTTGCTGTTTACTCCATATCCGTTACAGATGTAAATAACAACAGTTGGTCGATTAAAAGAAG GTTTCGCCATTTTGAGGAGCTACATCGACGCCTGAAAGAGTTCCCTGAGTATAATCTTCATTTGCCACCAAAACATTTTCTGTCAACTGGTTTAGATGTACCAGTCATTCAAGAGCGGTGTGAATTACTGGATAAATATTTGAAG AAACTCATGCAACTACCAACAGTTTCGGAATCAATTGAAGTATGGGACTTTCTCAGTGTTGATTCTCAG ACGTACATATTCTCAAATTCTTTTTCTATCATGGAAACATTATCAG TTGGCTTGAATGCCAAACCATTTCAGAAGACTAAAAACACTTCGAACTTCTCTGCACCTGCAAGTGATCCTGTTTCCTTTCAGAGAGAAAACTGCAGTGCTGAAAGTAAAGAGGCTGTTTTGGGAGCAAGAACTAATGTTGAGGCCAATGGATTGAGGTCAAAAGTAAACAGCACACCTCTTTCTCTGCCAAAAAAGAGTACACATGAACCTAGAAAGTCATTTGACAATTCTAGCAGCAATACAGACATTCAAGCACAGAAGAGTGCACCTTCTCCCAATAACTTGCAGAAGACAGCgaaagaaagagataattcAGATCAAGTTTCTGAAGTGCACCATGATGCTTCCGATGCTTTTCCAACAGAG TGGGTGCCACCAAATTTGAGTGTACCCATTTTGGATCTGGTTGATGTTATCTTCCAGGTTCATGATGGTGGATGGATTAg GCGGAAGGCTTTTTGGGTTGCTAAACAAATCTTACAACTAGGAATGGGTGATGCCTTTGATGACTGGTTGATAGAGAAAATTCAGCTTCTCCGTAAGGGTTCAGTGGTTGCTTCAGGGGTCAAGCGAGTTGAGCAA ATACTCTGGCCTGATGGAATATTCATAACCAAGCATCCAAATCGACGACCTCCGTCACCTTCTAGTCCATCTCAGAATTCTCCTCATGGCAATCAACCTACACAAGTGTCTTCTCCAAGGTTGGATGATGAGCAGAAACAGGAGGCAGATCGGCGTGCAAAATTTGTATATGAGCTAATGATTG ATCATGCACCGCCAGCTATTGTAGGTCTTGTTGGTCGGAAGGAGTACGAGCAATGTGCAagggatttatattttttccttcag TCATCCGTTATCTTGAAGCAGCTGGCTTTTGACATCCTGGAGCTGCTGCTGACATCGGCATTTCCGGAGCTTGATAATGTATTTAAGCAGCTGCATGAAGAAAAGCATAAATTTGGTGAGTTCAGAACACAGTAA
- the LOC100791011 gene encoding uncharacterized protein gives MLLRETFRKTKVFFSKSFQKFWSFFFGEYQKLPRSLSFNPFLSRVGNARTHTSDQLYNDMLQSDLGRTKMYGNNMSMTAMEDAQKSIHEERAQEKKNKGKKEYLSSQNMNKKAHVLAQKMKAMDMMDAGDLEHVLDIEEVLHYYSRLKSPVYLDIVDKFFKDMQSEL, from the coding sequence ATGCTGCTAAGAGAAACATTTCGCAAGACCAAGGTTTTCTTTAGCAAAAGCTTCCAAAAATTTTGGTCTTTCTTCTTTGGAGAGTACCAAAAGCTTCCCAGATCTCTTTCCTTCAATCCATTCCTTTCTAGAGTTGGCAATGCAAGAACTCACACAAGCGACCAACTTTACAATGATATGCTGCAGTCTGACCTTGGCAGAACAAAGATGTATGGTAACAACATGTCCATGACAGCAATGGAAGATGCTCAAAAGAGCATCCATGAGGAGAGAGCAcaagagaagaagaacaaaGGTAAAAAAGAGTACTTAAGTTCACAAAACATGAACAAGAAAGCTCATGTTTTAGCACAAAAGATGAAGGCAATGGATATGATGGATGCTGGCGATCTAGAGCATGTGCTAGACATAGAAGAGGTTCTCCACTATTATTCGCGCCTTAAGAGCCCAGTCTATTTAGATATTGTGGACAAGTTTTTCAAGGACATGCAATCAGAGTTATAG
- the LOC100527725 gene encoding 60S ribosomal protein L37-3 produces MGKGTGSFGKRRNKTHTLCVRCGRRSFHLQKSRCSACAYPAARTRKYNWSVKAIRRKTTGTGRMRYLRNVPRRFKSGFREGTEAAPRKRGAAASA; encoded by the exons ATG GGTAAGGGAACGGGGAGTTTCGGTAAGAGGAGGAACAAGACCCACACCCTCTGTGTGAGGTGTGGCCGCCGCAGCTTCCACCTCCAGAAGAGTCGTTGCTCTGCGTGCGCTTACCCCGCTGCGCGCACCAGGAAAT ATAACTGGAGCGTGAAGGCCATTAGGAGAAAGACCACCGGAACTGGAAGGATGAGGTACTTGCGTAACGTGCCTCGCAGATTCAAGAGCGGCTTCAGAGAGG GTACCGAAGCTGCACCCAGGAAGAGAGGAGCTGCTGCCTCTGCCTAA
- the LOC100813698 gene encoding kinesin-like protein KIN-13B — MNRQAQRSGATGVHHNRQYSEHYLDASSKWFNDSSSNHIPPLQDYNLYGGGGGRMYRSNAQRSFNEYCFDPATPPRSYAIKKNANGYGDEDYSPRDFSPGLLDLHSFDTELLPQITSSNLYDSEPYIFGKQTVRARASENNVSNSLAAADNAKSSNVAKIKVVVRKRPLNKKEVAKQEEDIIDTVSDSLTVHETKLKVDLTQYVERHEFVFDAVLNEEVTNDEVYCETVEPIVPIIFQRTKATCFAYGQTGSGKTYTMKPLPLKASRDILRLMHHTYRNQGFQLFVSFFEIYGGKLFDLLNGRKKLCMREDGKQQVCIVGLQEYRVSDVETIKELIEQGNATRSTGTTGANEESSRSHAILQLAIKRSVEGNVSKPPRVVGKLSFIDLAGSERGADTTDNDKQTRIEGAEINKSLLALKECIRALDNDQGHIPFRGSKLTEVLRDSFVGNSRTVMISCISPSSGSCEHTLNTLRYADRVKSLSKGNNSKKDVLSSNFNLKESTTISLSSANTYTYEDRAADAWPEENGGDEFSSPEDYCEPVKPSWKKNEKVEQYSATDEKFKKPNHQIKWKDIPKVEPKTVHSDDDLTALLQEEEDLVNTHRKQVEETMSIVREEMNLLVEADKPGNQLDDYIAKLNAILSQKAASIMQLQTRLAHFQKRLKEHNVLASSAGY, encoded by the exons ATGAACCGGCAAGCCCAGAGATCCGGTGCGACGGGGGTGCACCATAACCGCCAATACTCCGAACACTATCTCGACGCCTCTTCCAAGTGGTTTAATGACTCTTCCTCCAATCACATTCCTCCTCTTCAG GACTACAATTTGTACGGTGGCGGAGGTGGAAGAATGTATCGGAGCAACGCGCAGAGGAGCTTCAATGAGTATTGTTTTGATCCGGCCACGCCTCCTCGGAGTTACGCCATTAAGAAAAACGCCAACGGTTACGGCGACGAAGACTATTCTCCTCGTGATTTCAGCCCCGGCCTCTTGGATCTCCATTCTTTTGATACGGAGCTTCTTCCTCAG ATTACGTCCTCGAATTTGTATGATTCCGAGCCTTACATTTTCGGCAAACAAACTGTCAGAGCTCGCGCTTCCGAAAACAATGTCTCCAATAGTCTTGCTGCTGCGGACAATGCGAAATCTAGCAATGTGGCTAAAATTAAAGTCGTG GTTCGCAAGAGACCGCTTAATAAGAAGGAGGTAGCTAAGCAGGAGGAGGATATTATAGACACAGTTTCAGATTCATTGACAGTGCACGAGACTAAACTTAAG GTTGACCTAACTCAGTATGTAGAGAGGCatgaatttgtttttgatgCCGTCTTGAATGAAGAGGTTACAAATGATGAG GTGTATTGTGAAACAGTGGAGCCCATAGTTCCAATAATATTTCAACGCACGAAGGCAACTTGCTTTGCATATGGCCAAACAG GAAGTGGAAAAACTTACACAATGAAGCCACTGCCTCTTAAAGCATCAAGGGACATCTTGAGATTGATGCACCATACCTATAGGAATCAGGGATTTCAGTTGTTTGTGAGTTTCTTTGAAATATATGGTGGGAAGCTTTTTGATCTCCTTAATGGTCGAAA AAAACTGTGCATGAGGGAGGATGGTAAGCAACAAGTTTGCATTGTTGGTTTGCAAGAGTACCGGGTATCAGATGTAGAGACCATCAAGGAACTGATTGAGCaaggaaatgccacaagaaGTACTGGCACCACAGGTGCAAATGAGGAGTCTTCACGGTCACATGCAATACTTCAGCTTGCTATCAAGAGATCAGTTGAGGGAAATGTATCCAAACCTCCTCGTGTTGTTGGGAAGCTGTCCTTCATAGATCTTGCTGGAAGTGAACGTGGAGCGGATACCACAGATAATGACAAACAGACAAG AATAGAAGGTGCCGAGATCAATAAGAGCTTGCTTGCCTTAAAGGAGTGCATAAGAGCTTTAGATAATGACCAAGGACACATCCCATTCAGAGGCAGTAAATTGACTGAAGTTCTGAGGGATTCATTTGTTGGTAATTCCCGCACTGTTATGATATCATGCATATCACCAAGTTCGGGTTCATGTGAACATACTCTGAATACATTAAGATATGCTGACAG GGTGAAAAGCTTATCAAAAGGGAACAATTCTAAGAAGGATGTTTTATCTTCAAACTTTAACCTTAAAGAATCAACTACTATTTCCTTGTCTTCCGCTAATACATATACCTACGAGGATCGCGCAGCTGATGCATGGCCTGAAGAAAATGGTGGGGATGAATTTAGTTCTCCTGAAGATTACTGTGAACCGGTGAAACCATcatggaagaaaaatgaaaaggtaGAGCAATATAGTGCAACAGATGAAAAATTTAAGAAACCCAATCATCAGATCAAATGGAAGGACATCCCAAAAGTTGAACCTAAAACAGTACATTCAGATGATGATTTGACTGCCCTCTTACAG GAAGAAGAAGACCTTGTAAATACGCACCGGAAACAAGTAGAGGAGACCATGAGTATTGTTAGAGAG GAAATGAACCTCTTGGTTGAAGCAGATAAACCAGGTAATCAGCTGGATGATTATATAGCAAAACTAAATGCCATTCTGTCTCAGAAGGCAGCTAGCATCATGCAGTTACAAACCCGTTTAGCTCATTTCCAGAAACGTTTAAAGGAGCATAACGTTTTGGCTTCATCTGCTGGTTACTAA
- the LOC100305824 gene encoding uncharacterized protein LOC100305824, with product MASRRRMLLKVIILGDSGVGKTSLMNQYVNRKFSNQYKATIGADFLTKEVQFEDRLFTLQIWDTAGQERFQSLGVAFYRGADCCVLVYDVNVMKSFDNLNHWREEFLIQASPSDPENFPFVVLGNKIDVDGGNSRVISEKKAKAWCASKGNIPYFETSAKEGFNVEAAFQCIAKNALKNEPEEEMYLPDTIDVGGGGRQQRSTGCEC from the exons ATGGCATCTCGCCGCCGCATGTTATTGAAGGTCATAATCCTCGGAGACAGCGG GGTTGGTAAAACATCACTGATGAATCA GTATGTGAATCGTAAATTTAGTAATCAGTATAAGGCAACCATCGGTGCAGATTTTCTTACCAAGGAAGTTCAATTTGAAGATAGGTTGTTCACATTGCAG ATTTGGGATACTGCTGGTCAAGAACGGTTTCAAAGTCTTGGTGTGGCTTTCTACCGTGGTGCAGATTGCTGTGTCCTTGTTTATGATGTAAACGTCATGAAATCCTTTGACAACCTTAACCACTGGCGAGAAGAATTTCTTATTCag gcTAGTCCGTCTGATCCTGAAAACTTTCCATTTGTTGTGTTGGGAAACAAAATAGATGTTGATGGTGGAAATAGCAGAGTT ATTTCTGAGAAGAAAGCAAAGGCATGGTGTGCTTCGAAGGGAAACATACCATACTTTGAGACCTCAGCAAAAGAAGGATTTAATGTTGAAGCTGCTTTCCAGTGCATAGCAAAAAATGCACTCAAGAATGAGCCTGAAGAAGAAAT GTACCTGCCCGACACAATtgatgttggtggtggtggacGACAACAGAGATCTACTGGCTGTGAATGTTGA
- the LOC100812629 gene encoding uncharacterized protein yields MESTKEQSGMLHKILPPRLEDAGLEDPALPPDSIHEAFLKAAAAVKSRAASIFSSTDDDNDGGCVSDPWPSAKDASDAVIGVESENELPGSCIVERGVEPVADEVKVAGEGGDASADVVVEGGDKLGEDVEACVDELQGLDIKDVKKGGEEDDEEENKKPTLVEGYV; encoded by the coding sequence ATGGAGTCTACAAAGGAACAATCTGGAATGCTGCACAAGATCCTACCTCCACGTCTAGAAGATGCCGGCCTCGAAGATCCTGCCCTTCCACCCGATTCCATCCACGAAGCTTTTCTGAAGGCCGCCGCCGCCGTCAAATCACGCGCCGCCTCCATTTTCTCCTCCACCGACGACGACAACGACGGAGGTTGCGTCAGCGACCCGTGGCCCAGCGCCAAGGACGCCTCCGATGCAGTCATCGGAGTCGAATCGGAAAACGAACTGCCGGGATCCTGCATCGTAGAGAGGGGAGTCGAGCCCGTCGCCGACGAAGTCAAAGTTGCTGGTGAAGGAGGCGACGCCTCCGCCGACGTGGTGGTGGAGGGAGGAGACAAATTAGGAGAGGATGTGGAAGCGTGCGTTGATGAGTTGCAAGGGTTGGATATCAAGGATGTGAAGAAAGgtggagaagaagatgatgaagaagaaaacaagaaacCTACCTTGGTTGAAGGCTATGTGTGA